From one Mytilus trossulus isolate FHL-02 chromosome 10, PNRI_Mtr1.1.1.hap1, whole genome shotgun sequence genomic stretch:
- the LOC134686919 gene encoding WD repeat and coiled-coil-containing protein-like, translating to MELGRVSVRGQNVNLLYQAIHRQHGLVWSIGKTIQLENISLLDGQVENNSPLKLGEFQHDVQSVHWSSNIGPSTCYLSVVHSQHVSLWKVDGVVPKLNFKQVRKLNVQPIPQGCLWNPDRDILCVLAKQQCSFFFNHTDDKGTFAFSPLEDEKIRCGTWTDDGSKLVLCIGACLLLYSWPDIDETISEYKSAVWRIPNLDGCVTSIVSLSDSIVLCAAELPLESLCKVKDTFVVPDLNENTNSLQEDIISPKKSVSATEALFSLSRNRQFDIESTTQLVTVSLEDEKDPCSISMTGIKCILTPELLVYIPNIKSVVVGSNTQNLLQVFTFQNGSITSDLIKTAEVKLDKQERPKGISQMLPPLKSQTGILLAVGRRASSDSAFLTSSSGSAMEIKLKFFPFTIDKNVLKNLKEQQGSLEFKESESSKSVRENAETDTVDIPEIIKETGAHGNQTEKHSENDSCDNYDRDLHIRKQETVTELKDFSETNSTDSSPRDIIVASQSKGGKSLVEDLTGSGNSGSELETETTEFSAITPNFQNNIDTSFHDSITDQIIKPVPDQHDVEEKPVQRSKVTTCLDDSAVSMATSSTSFVTNVDSTKEERMQLEIDKLNHRIEELKMKVSHLTELIKESTIITKYQSQSQPEIILIHCKCPGVETKKKTFLLDNGRLQYEIVKTAFQLTTLEIFIDDDPCVVSANIDGYIPIRFTPSSTLVITGNTIRGDNTT from the exons CTATTCATCGACAGCATGGTTTAGTGTGGTCTATCGGGAAAACCATTCAACTGGAAAACATCAGTTTACTTGATGGTCAAGTAGAAAACAACTCACCACTGAAGCTTGGAGAGTTCCA aCATGATGTACAGTCAGTCCACTGGAGCAGTAATATTGGACCTAGTACCTGTTATTTATCTGTAGTCCACAGTCAGCATGTATCATTATGGAAAGTGGATGGAGTGGTACCTAAACTTAACTTCAAACAAGTTAGAAAGCTCAATGTACAACCAATTCCACAAG gttGTTTATGGAATCCAGATAGAgatattttatgtgttttagcGAAACAACAATGCAGTTTCTTCTTTAACCATACAGATGATAAAGGAACCTTTGCCTTCTCTCCTCTAGAAGA TGAAAAGATAAGATGTGGTACCTGGACAGACGATGGAAGTAAATTAGTTTTGTGTATTGGTGCCTGTTtgctt TTATATTCCTGGCCAGATATAGATGAAACTATAAGTGAATATAAGTCAGCAGTATGGAGAATTCCTAA TTTAGATGGATGTGTGACCTCCATTGTATCTCTATCAGATAGTATAGTATTATGTGCTGCTGAACTGCCTCTGGAAAGTCTTTGTAAGGTCAAGGACACTTTTGTGGTTCcag ATTTAAATGAAAACACAAACAGTTTACAAGAGGATATAATCTCACCGAAGAAATCTGTATCTGCAACAGAGGCATTGTTCAGCTTATCCAGAAATCGACAGTTTGACATTGAATCTACCACTCAGCTGGTGACCGTTAGTCTAGAAGATGAAAAAGATCCTTGTAGCATTTCCATGACTGGGATCAAATGCATACTCACACCAGAACTCTTGGTTTATATC ccaAACATAAAATCAGTTGTTGTTGGCAGTAATACACAGAATTTATTGCAagtttttacatttcaaaatggcAGCATTACATCAGACTTAATCAAAACAGCAGAAGTG AAACTTGACAAACAAGAAAGACCAAAAGGAATCTCTCAAatgttacctccccttaaaagcCAGACTGGTATTCTGTTAGCAGTAGGGAGAAGAGCCAGTTCAGATTCAGCCTTTCTGACATCCAGTTCGGGGTCAGCCatggaaataaaattgaaattcttTCCTTTTACAATTG ATAAAAATGTACTAAAGAACCTCAAAGAACAGCAGGGATCGTTGGAATTTAAGGAGTCAGAAAGTTCAAAATCTGTAAGAGAAAATGCTGAAACAGATACAGTTGATATACCAGAAATTATCAAGGAAACAGGTGCTCACGGAAACCAAACTGAAAAACATTCTGAAAATGATTCCTGTGATAATTATGATCGTGATCTTCATATTAGAAAACAAGAAACAGTCACTGAACTCAAAGATTTCTCTGAAACCAATTCCACTGATTCATCTCCAAGAGATATAATTGTAGCAAGTCAATCTAAGGGAGGTAAATCATTAGTTGAAGACTTGACTGGTTCAGGGAATTCTGGGAGTGAACTTGAAACTGAGACAACAGAATTTTCTGCTATCACCCCAAATTTTCAGAATAACATTGATACATCCTTTCATGACTCTATAACGGATCAGATAATAAAACCAGTACCTGATCAACATGATGTAGAAGAGAAACCAGTCCAAAGGTCAAAGGTTACAACATGTCTTGATGATTCTGCTGTATCTATGGCAACCTCTAGTACATCCTTTGTAACAAATGTAGATTCAACAAAAGAAGAAAGGATGCAACTTGAGATTGATAAACTT AACCACAGAATAGAAGAATTGAAGATGAAAGTATCACATCTAACTGA GCTTATCAAAGAATCTACTATAATTACAAAATACCAGTCACAAAGTCAACCAG aaatcataCTAATACATTGTAAATGTCCTGGTGtggaaacaaagaaaaaaaccttCCTGTTAGATAATGGAAGATTACAATATGAAATTGTTAAAACAGCATTCCAGCTTACAACATTGGAGATATTTAttg ATGATGATCCATGTGTAGTTAGTGCTAACATTGATGGTTACATTCCAATAAGATTTACTCCTTCATCCACTCTAGTCATCACAGGAAACACTATAAGGGGAGACAATACAACATAG
- the LOC134686916 gene encoding ashwin-like, producing MEESVDKEIEKNAVPNLLYPELMSVGDLISVLEQRYIQNEDLSSLCKEGLVDLYYRYVLPLPQRKYRMNRRGREMTKKQIIMAKKRKIAINDDNEPPKKKSTVDSNSRLISSYNISSAASDRLKPPPSCIDFTKKKISLGSKNKTEESLTAKLENTNLNNDSKESKDTRTLRKKIIKITLDSSSTENDKNVSPDMPKRIRLNSSSCSDVSEEIQKSKKVKLNSPTSPNKAASFQSSVSLINKHLGGKTDVNHKEEQTTVNNKSENTKPTTPTEESSKKKSKISRVSWP from the exons ATGGAGGAAAGTGTGGATAAAGAAATCGAAAAAAATGCTGTTCCCAATTTATTATATCCAGAATTGATGTCAGTTGGCGATTTGATTTCAGTTTTAGAACAA AGATACATACAAAATGAAGACTTGTCATCACTATGCAAGGAAGGCTTAGTAGACCTCTATTATAGATATGTTTTACCACTTCCTCAGAGGAAATATCGTATGAACAGGCGGGGACGGGAGATGACAAAGAAACAGATCATAATGGCAAAGAAGAGAAAGATCGCAATCAATGATGATAATGAACCTCCAAAAAA GAAATCAACTGTGGATTCAAATTCAAGACTTATTTCATCCTACAATATTTCATCTGCTGCTAGTGATCGACTGAAGCCACCTCCATCTTGTATTGATTTTACCAAGAAGAAAATTTCATTAggttctaaaaataaaactgaggaGAGTTTAACAGCAAAGCTTGAAAACACTAATTTAAATAATGACAGTAAAGAAAGCAAAGATACGCGAACACTacgaaagaaaattataaaaattacattagATTCATCATCAACAGAGAATGACAAAAATGTATCCCCTGACATGCCAAAGAGAATTAGACTCAACTCATCATCATGTAGTGACGTAAGTGAAGAAATTCAGAAATCTAAGAAAGTTAAATTAAATTCACCAACTTCTCCAAATAAAGCAGCAAGTTTTCAGTCATCTGTCAGTCTTATCAACAAACACTTGGGTGGAAAAACAGACGTAAACCATAAAGAAGAGCAGACTACAGTCAACAATAAATCAGAAAATACAAAG CCAACTACACCAACAGAAGAATCTTCAAAGAAGAAGTCTAAGATCAGCAGAGTTTCATGGCCATAA